One Candidatus Kapaibacterium sp. genomic window carries:
- a CDS encoding phosphatase PAP2 family protein, with the protein MFQQIDEWLFYAINHGWANPIFDKMMPFITQVDSWLLLYLLGFYILFFRAGRAGRVAAVALILTIIASDQINSSYLKEMIGRIRPCHVLDDVRLLMPCGGGKSMPSSHAANNFAAAVVLVSFFRREAIILFLVASLMALSRVYVGVHYPMDILAGAAFGTVVALIVTFIVRYIDNIIFRKSLKSQNYDARPR; encoded by the coding sequence ATGTTTCAACAAATTGACGAATGGCTTTTTTATGCAATCAATCATGGTTGGGCAAATCCTATTTTCGATAAAATGATGCCTTTCATAACCCAAGTAGATAGCTGGTTGCTACTGTATTTGTTAGGCTTTTACATACTTTTTTTCAGAGCAGGCAGAGCCGGACGAGTTGCAGCAGTTGCTCTCATTCTCACCATTATCGCTTCTGACCAAATTAACAGCTCATACCTAAAGGAAATGATTGGAAGAATCAGACCCTGTCACGTTTTAGATGATGTCAGACTCTTAATGCCATGCGGTGGTGGCAAATCCATGCCGTCATCACATGCCGCAAATAATTTTGCAGCGGCTGTAGTGTTGGTTTCATTCTTTCGTCGCGAGGCAATCATTTTGTTTTTAGTTGCATCGCTTATGGCTCTTTCGCGAGTATATGTCGGTGTTCACTATCCGATGGACATTTTGGCAGGTGCTGCATTTGGTACTGTCGTAGCACTAATCGTGACTTTTATCGTGAGATATATTGATAACATAATATTCAGAAAATCGCTCAAATCGCAGAATTATGATGCTCGTCCACGATAA